Proteins from a single region of Candidatus Obscuribacterales bacterium:
- a CDS encoding zinc-ribbon domain-containing protein: MSGIKKHTFGGEVVYGIPIETVKTPYPLQGRTTLAVKAPHIAKQWYHKKNCGYTPEDFSFGSSINAWWRCHQGPDHIWRQRINVRVSADCACPFCTGNKVSVTNSLATLFPEIAKQWHRTQNTLKPNQVTAHSSLSIVWHCPNDKKHTWKATVGDRTSQGTNCPECAWEQRRISIRKTLSDKKNKLMRISRKKSKAPGPLDYSVQHTIH; encoded by the coding sequence GTGTCAGGAATCAAGAAACACACTTTCGGCGGCGAGGTTGTATACGGCATTCCAATTGAAACCGTAAAAACACCTTACCCACTGCAAGGACGCACAACATTAGCCGTCAAAGCACCTCACATCGCCAAGCAGTGGTATCACAAGAAAAATTGCGGCTACACTCCCGAAGATTTTAGTTTTGGCTCCTCAATAAATGCTTGGTGGCGCTGCCATCAAGGACCAGACCATATCTGGCGTCAAAGGATCAATGTCAGAGTCAGCGCTGACTGCGCGTGTCCTTTTTGCACCGGCAACAAGGTATCCGTTACAAATTCACTTGCAACCCTCTTCCCCGAAATAGCAAAGCAATGGCATCGCACTCAAAATACACTAAAGCCCAATCAGGTAACTGCACATTCCTCGCTTTCTATTGTTTGGCACTGTCCCAATGACAAAAAACACACCTGGAAAGCAACCGTTGGGGACAGAACCAGTCAAGGTACCAATTGTCCAGAATGCGCTTGGGAGCAGAGGCGAATTAGCATCCGTAAAACATTATCCGACAAGAAAAACAAGCTCATGCGGATTTCAAGAAAGAAGTCGAAAGCACCTGGGCCACTTGACTATAGCGTTCAGCATACGATACACTAG
- a CDS encoding aldo/keto reductase — translation MPPETATLDRSKQITSLATYYSLGRSGLRVSPLCLGAATFGKSWGEGWTSDESADKLIGRFVEAGGNFIDTANTYQEGESEVMVGEAIRKFGNRDRLVLATKFSFGAYAGDPNGGGNSRKNIIEACDASLKRLRTDYIDLYWMHNWDTMTPADELMYTLDTLVRCGKVRYIGLSNPPAWYLGRAQTMAEQRGWAKISAIQMEYSLAMRNIENEYVDAALEMGIGILPWSPLANGLLTGKYKRGADGKLSGDGRMATTWVTDGYIDPNNEKMIKLVDAVVRIAGELGHTPAQVALNWITKRPGVVSTIIGATKMRQLEDNIAALEFDIPEKMSAELDELSRPAMCYPYFFHTGDIQEAIHNQTRTRFEPGWYRKPIR, via the coding sequence ATGCCACCAGAAACAGCGACGCTTGATAGATCGAAACAAATAACCAGTTTGGCAACCTACTATTCCCTCGGACGATCCGGACTGCGCGTCTCGCCGTTGTGCTTGGGTGCAGCAACCTTCGGCAAAAGCTGGGGTGAAGGCTGGACAAGTGATGAAAGTGCAGACAAGTTAATCGGCCGCTTCGTAGAAGCGGGCGGCAACTTCATCGACACCGCCAACACCTACCAAGAAGGCGAAAGCGAAGTCATGGTAGGTGAAGCAATTCGCAAATTCGGCAATCGCGACCGCCTCGTATTAGCAACGAAGTTTAGCTTCGGCGCCTACGCTGGAGACCCGAATGGTGGTGGCAACAGCCGCAAGAATATCATTGAGGCGTGCGACGCTTCATTGAAGCGTCTGCGTACGGACTACATCGACTTGTACTGGATGCACAATTGGGACACAATGACGCCGGCTGATGAATTGATGTACACACTAGACACCTTAGTCCGTTGCGGAAAGGTTAGATACATTGGTTTATCCAACCCGCCGGCATGGTACTTGGGTCGTGCTCAAACCATGGCAGAGCAGCGCGGCTGGGCGAAAATCTCCGCCATTCAAATGGAATACTCGTTGGCAATGCGCAACATCGAAAATGAATATGTCGATGCCGCGTTAGAAATGGGTATCGGTATTCTTCCGTGGAGCCCGTTGGCTAACGGCTTGCTAACAGGCAAGTACAAGCGCGGCGCCGACGGCAAGTTGTCCGGCGATGGTCGCATGGCTACAACTTGGGTAACCGACGGCTACATAGACCCCAATAATGAAAAGATGATCAAGCTAGTTGACGCTGTAGTGCGTATTGCCGGTGAACTCGGTCATACACCAGCGCAAGTTGCCCTGAACTGGATAACGAAGCGACCAGGTGTAGTGTCGACGATCATCGGGGCCACAAAGATGCGCCAACTTGAGGACAATATTGCGGCTTTGGAATTCGATATCCCGGAGAAGATGTCTGCCGAGTTAGACGAGTTGAGTCGCCCAGCGATGTGCTACCCATATTTCTTCCACACCGGCGACATACAAGAGGCGATACATAACCAAACGCGAACACGTTTCGAGCCGGGTTGGTATCGCAAGCCGATTAGGTAA
- a CDS encoding CAP domain-containing protein, giving the protein MRSRGDALPVAVVQRFKVILTSLALSMLPITVDARVSGEKPSLTVDEARQYLLKLINNDRKANGQRPVELDPIATTAGQQHSDDMAENGYLSHWDLSGKKPDQRYTLAGGRATVAENAYILSYTDSPQRQTLSQPQLFSPEELDRAEQAFMNEVPPNDGHRKNILDSNHTAVGIGISISGDESNRRMALTQEFVDNYGTFSLLPQKIKAGESFSVAGKLDPGINLYSIDLRWEPPPHSMTVQQLKDTYSYGSPEERVMTFWPARGRRGGIAVTHTQDGVEFANDVFADPVLWKPGLYYVFVWAIRNGDQRPFVVSRRTIEMR; this is encoded by the coding sequence TTGAGAAGCAGGGGAGATGCGCTGCCTGTGGCAGTTGTTCAAAGATTTAAGGTAATTCTCACAAGTTTGGCGCTTTCAATGTTGCCGATAACTGTCGATGCGCGCGTTAGCGGTGAAAAGCCTAGTCTGACTGTCGATGAGGCGCGCCAGTATCTTCTCAAACTCATCAACAATGACCGCAAAGCTAACGGACAACGACCCGTCGAGCTTGATCCGATTGCGACAACTGCAGGTCAACAGCACAGCGATGACATGGCGGAAAACGGCTATTTGAGCCATTGGGATTTATCGGGCAAAAAACCCGATCAGCGCTACACGCTCGCCGGTGGACGTGCAACTGTTGCGGAAAACGCCTATATCCTTTCGTACACGGATAGCCCCCAGCGTCAAACGTTGTCGCAGCCGCAATTATTTAGTCCTGAAGAACTTGACCGTGCCGAGCAAGCATTCATGAATGAAGTGCCGCCTAATGATGGACATCGCAAAAACATTTTGGACTCAAACCATACCGCAGTAGGCATTGGCATAAGTATTTCCGGTGATGAAAGTAATAGACGTATGGCGCTGACGCAAGAGTTTGTGGATAACTATGGAACATTCTCTCTTCTGCCGCAAAAGATAAAGGCTGGTGAAAGTTTTAGCGTTGCCGGTAAGTTAGATCCAGGTATCAACCTCTATTCAATAGACTTGCGCTGGGAACCGCCGCCGCACTCGATGACGGTTCAGCAATTGAAAGACACGTATTCGTATGGTTCCCCGGAAGAACGTGTGATGACATTTTGGCCGGCACGAGGTCGTCGTGGAGGCATTGCTGTCACACATACACAAGATGGCGTTGAGTTTGCCAATGATGTTTTTGCTGATCCTGTACTTTGGAAGCCGGGACTCTACTATGTTTTTGTCTGGGCGATACGCAATGGTGACCAGAGACCATTTGTTGTGTCCCGTCGTACAATCGAGATGCGCTGA
- the aroC gene encoding chorismate synthase, producing the protein MLRFLTSGESHGPALVAILDGMPAGLSVDMEFVNAEMARRQKGYGRGARQKIETDTAKILSGVRHGVTTGAPIALLVANRDFENWNHVMSVTPVDERAEEVAAQMAKKEIKRFRPGHADLAGTMKFRQSDIRDVLERASARETAARVAVGALCQQLLAELRVEIAAHVTQVGEIKTKVDSDTLDLFELDTLTEDSELFCADEATQPAMMEYIKKNWQDGDSLGGVVEVLADGLPIGLGSYTQWDEKLDGQLAQALMSVQAFKAVEIGDGVACAGLPGSQVHDALYPGDGESRFPFTRKTNHAGGIEGGMTNGERLKVRAYMKPLPTLRKGLPSLSFPEYQADTAHYERSDVCAIAAASIVCKAMVAFVLTRSILNKFGGDTVTDLTRSVKQFNDDCAAAGSKSGVGAASASEEVEAELE; encoded by the coding sequence ATGTTGCGCTTTTTAACATCCGGTGAATCTCATGGACCGGCGCTTGTCGCCATTTTGGACGGCATGCCTGCGGGTCTGTCCGTGGACATGGAATTTGTCAACGCCGAAATGGCGCGCCGGCAAAAGGGATATGGGCGCGGCGCCAGACAAAAAATTGAAACCGACACAGCAAAAATTCTGTCGGGCGTGCGTCATGGTGTAACAACAGGTGCACCGATTGCACTTCTAGTTGCTAACAGAGATTTTGAAAACTGGAATCACGTCATGTCTGTGACACCAGTCGATGAACGCGCCGAAGAAGTTGCCGCGCAGATGGCGAAGAAAGAAATTAAACGTTTTCGACCGGGGCACGCGGATCTCGCGGGCACAATGAAATTTCGCCAAAGCGATATACGCGATGTGCTGGAGCGCGCCTCTGCACGCGAGACGGCGGCACGGGTGGCAGTCGGTGCCTTGTGCCAGCAACTGCTAGCCGAGTTGCGTGTAGAAATTGCCGCGCATGTGACGCAGGTCGGCGAGATAAAGACAAAGGTGGATTCGGATACTCTCGACTTGTTCGAGCTGGATACGTTGACTGAAGACTCAGAATTATTCTGCGCCGATGAAGCGACGCAGCCGGCGATGATGGAGTACATCAAGAAGAATTGGCAAGACGGCGATAGTCTCGGCGGCGTTGTAGAAGTACTTGCTGATGGACTACCTATTGGACTTGGAAGTTATACGCAGTGGGATGAGAAATTAGACGGACAACTTGCACAAGCTTTGATGAGCGTGCAGGCATTTAAGGCTGTTGAAATTGGCGACGGTGTTGCCTGTGCGGGATTGCCGGGCTCGCAAGTTCATGATGCGTTGTATCCGGGTGATGGTGAAAGCAGATTTCCTTTTACACGCAAGACAAATCACGCAGGCGGAATAGAAGGCGGCATGACTAACGGTGAACGTTTGAAAGTGCGCGCTTACATGAAACCATTGCCGACTTTGCGCAAAGGACTTCCCTCACTCTCTTTCCCTGAATATCAAGCTGACACAGCTCATTACGAGCGCTCGGATGTTTGTGCCATCGCAGCAGCATCCATCGTCTGCAAAGCGATGGTAGCTTTCGTCTTGACACGCTCCATCTTGAATAAATTCGGCGGCGATACTGTGACGGACCTTACGCGTTCGGTGAAACAATTCAACGACGATTGCGCAGCAGCGGGATCGAAGTCGGGCGTTGGCGCGGCGAGCGCTTCAGAGGAAGTGGAGGCCGAGTTAGAGTAA
- the aroB gene encoding 3-dehydroquinate synthase, which translates to MHKCKRGCKHGQELTMLWQVSNESRTRFDIGFGAFGKVQNILGQISSGKRVMIISQRSVTEHWLPEVSEVFDTDKHEIVDINVPEGEECKSVDWLMKIWRRLQEHHFDRHDTIVAVGGGAVTDLAGFAAATYLRGINLVLVPTTLLAQVDAAIGGKTGINLPAGKNLAGSFYFPQATIVDPQFLSTLTKEQFNSGMAEIIKYALLEKTIADETEYKPGPRPLLEILESNMEEIMHADPDKSELLAGIITSSVRMKLSVVGKDTREGNLRRCLNLGHTLGHGIEKAMDYSLPHGNAVSIGMVFACEVAVREKLLDRKSAERVTKLLTKAHLPTEIPVDIDKRVIVEAMTQDKKRQGNVIKFVLPNKKLGSVDYSYEVKLDNLEDLL; encoded by the coding sequence ATGCACAAGTGCAAGCGCGGATGCAAACATGGTCAAGAGCTAACCATGCTCTGGCAGGTGTCCAACGAATCGCGCACGCGCTTTGACATTGGCTTCGGCGCGTTTGGCAAAGTCCAGAATATCCTCGGGCAAATATCATCAGGCAAACGCGTGATGATCATTTCGCAAAGATCAGTCACCGAACACTGGCTGCCGGAAGTAAGCGAAGTATTTGATACGGACAAACATGAGATAGTCGACATCAACGTGCCCGAAGGCGAAGAATGCAAAAGTGTCGACTGGTTGATGAAGATATGGCGACGCCTGCAAGAACATCACTTTGACAGACACGACACCATCGTGGCAGTCGGCGGAGGCGCCGTCACCGATCTCGCCGGGTTTGCAGCTGCGACGTATTTGCGCGGCATCAACTTAGTATTGGTGCCAACGACTCTGCTTGCCCAGGTCGACGCGGCAATCGGCGGGAAAACAGGAATAAACTTACCTGCGGGCAAGAATCTAGCTGGATCTTTCTATTTCCCACAAGCAACGATAGTTGATCCTCAGTTTCTTTCTACACTAACAAAAGAGCAATTCAATTCCGGCATGGCAGAGATTATCAAATACGCACTGCTGGAAAAAACCATCGCTGACGAGACAGAATACAAGCCTGGTCCGCGTCCACTGCTGGAAATTCTCGAATCAAACATGGAAGAGATAATGCACGCCGACCCGGACAAGAGCGAATTACTTGCCGGAATAATCACTTCAAGCGTGCGCATGAAGCTGTCCGTAGTCGGCAAGGATACTAGGGAAGGTAATCTTCGCCGCTGCCTCAATCTTGGACACACGCTAGGGCATGGAATTGAAAAGGCAATGGATTACTCGCTACCGCATGGCAATGCCGTATCAATCGGAATGGTCTTTGCCTGTGAAGTTGCCGTCCGCGAAAAGCTGTTAGATCGAAAATCCGCCGAGCGCGTGACAAAGCTACTAACCAAGGCACATTTGCCGACAGAAATTCCAGTCGACATAGACAAGCGCGTGATTGTTGAAGCAATGACGCAGGACAAAAAGCGTCAGGGCAATGTAATAAAGTTTGTTCTTCCCAACAAAAAATTGGGATCTGTTGATTATAGCTACGAAGTGAAATTGGATAACCTAGAGGATTTACTGTAA
- the mltG gene encoding endolytic transglycosylase MltG: MLILLAVALLALGLVSWSKAALNEKISHSHSGDFIQIAPGLAPGDAIAQLGEAGVVKYPQVLYTYVKWRQQGPLIKAGDYKFASPISAIEVLEQLKKGGTSANKLTVVEGWNRFDIARAMSGISSLNLKSQRDALAYLNNRALIKDLDPRAINLEGYLYPETYLVYLTTKPTELVEKMVGQFRDVWKNKLASKAAKSGLSVHNAVTMASIIETEAKLKEERKLIASVLYNRLKKNMALGMDSTVVYASQLAGKWRNDGRVYQSDLDIDSPYNTRMYKGLPPGPVSSPGLPSLEAAISPAKTNYLYYVRDPNKNNGAHNFYSDEAGFAKGVAALRAWEQKQGRK, translated from the coding sequence TTGCTGATATTGCTAGCGGTCGCCCTGCTTGCCTTAGGGCTGGTTTCGTGGTCTAAAGCTGCGCTTAATGAAAAGATATCTCACTCGCACAGTGGCGATTTCATACAAATCGCGCCAGGGTTGGCGCCTGGTGATGCAATTGCCCAGCTCGGTGAAGCTGGCGTAGTTAAGTATCCGCAGGTTTTATACACATACGTCAAGTGGCGGCAGCAGGGTCCATTAATTAAGGCGGGCGATTATAAATTTGCTTCGCCTATATCGGCGATTGAGGTCTTGGAGCAACTGAAGAAGGGTGGAACAAGCGCCAATAAATTGACGGTAGTTGAAGGGTGGAATCGTTTTGACATTGCGCGTGCAATGTCAGGAATTAGTAGTTTGAATTTGAAGAGTCAGCGGGATGCACTGGCATATTTAAACAATCGAGCTTTGATCAAAGACTTGGACCCCAGAGCAATTAATTTGGAAGGGTATCTTTATCCCGAGACTTATCTCGTTTATTTGACTACAAAGCCGACTGAGTTAGTTGAGAAGATGGTTGGGCAATTTCGTGATGTTTGGAAAAACAAATTAGCAAGCAAGGCGGCAAAGTCCGGCTTGAGTGTTCACAACGCTGTTACGATGGCGTCAATTATCGAGACAGAAGCGAAGTTGAAAGAAGAGCGCAAGTTGATTGCGTCCGTGTTGTACAACCGCCTGAAAAAGAACATGGCGTTAGGAATGGATTCGACTGTTGTTTATGCGTCGCAGCTTGCCGGCAAGTGGAGGAATGATGGTCGCGTGTATCAAAGCGACTTGGACATTGACTCGCCCTATAACACGCGTATGTACAAGGGCCTGCCGCCGGGTCCGGTTTCGTCGCCGGGACTCCCGTCATTGGAAGCGGCCATTTCGCCGGCGAAGACGAACTATCTCTACTATGTTCGCGACCCGAATAAGAACAATGGCGCACACAACTTCTACTCCGACGAGGCCGGCTTTGCTAAAGGCGTAGCTGCGCTCCGCGCTTGGGAGCAGAAGCAGGGACGGAAGTAG
- a CDS encoding UPF0158 family protein, translating into MTKVTLKDIAESLGSACEEGELYLDRSSGEILRVAIEHLEIAENNDHDRDFADWETQLIAEAKTILEDKAGRFIQLPTKFDIHEWSIMERFCHTVQSSDISDELQRAIHGAGAFRYFKDMVDRYGLREQWYRHRHNALEDIARDWCQSKNIDFEN; encoded by the coding sequence ATGACTAAAGTCACTTTGAAAGACATCGCTGAATCATTGGGCTCCGCCTGCGAAGAGGGTGAGCTGTATCTGGATCGATCAAGTGGTGAAATCCTACGTGTAGCTATCGAACACCTAGAAATCGCTGAAAATAATGATCATGATAGAGATTTCGCCGACTGGGAAACGCAATTAATCGCCGAAGCCAAAACGATACTCGAAGATAAAGCAGGGCGCTTTATTCAATTACCAACTAAATTTGATATTCACGAGTGGAGTATTATGGAACGGTTCTGTCACACAGTGCAGAGTTCTGATATTTCAGACGAGCTTCAGCGAGCAATCCACGGAGCCGGCGCATTTCGCTATTTCAAGGACATGGTCGACCGCTACGGACTAAGAGAACAATGGTACCGTCACAGGCACAACGCCTTGGAGGATATTGCACGTGATTGGTGTCAGAGTAAAAACATTGACTTTGAGAATTAG
- a CDS encoding plasmid pRiA4b ORF-3 family protein, giving the protein MSKKVVPFKKRATVESAELDAIEADLVIIEQDLQTMIGMLAIAADLLNNLPTVESLPKPLPDLEKQVKTGRTMLMQYEQALAGSDRYQLPNHLASKIFFCEKLINVAKQFLDIQEDLLTNKFKPKLRSRKPKQNSKLQFQLKITLKDSHPPIWRRVLIPGNYSLAKLHQAIQKAMGWSNSHLHHFQIAKQFYGTPDGYDTPDLLDESDFRLCDLPLKEGSRFLYEYDFGDSWIHTIRVEKITTNQIKTARCVDGKRACPPEDSGGIRHYHSIVFMLQNSHHPRHQEIREWLGEDFDPEHFSVAPNRKK; this is encoded by the coding sequence ATGAGCAAGAAAGTAGTACCTTTCAAGAAACGCGCAACAGTTGAATCTGCCGAGCTAGATGCTATTGAAGCCGATCTGGTCATAATCGAGCAGGACTTGCAAACCATGATCGGCATGCTAGCGATCGCTGCTGACCTGCTCAACAATCTTCCTACCGTCGAATCACTCCCGAAACCTCTTCCGGATTTAGAAAAGCAAGTCAAGACCGGACGCACCATGCTGATGCAATACGAGCAGGCGCTTGCCGGGAGCGATCGTTATCAACTTCCAAATCATCTTGCCAGCAAGATATTCTTCTGCGAAAAGCTGATAAATGTTGCAAAACAATTTCTTGATATTCAGGAAGACTTACTGACAAACAAATTCAAACCAAAACTCCGCTCCAGAAAGCCCAAGCAAAATTCCAAATTACAATTTCAGCTCAAAATAACACTTAAGGACTCTCACCCACCTATTTGGAGGCGCGTGCTGATTCCAGGGAATTATTCGTTGGCAAAATTACACCAGGCAATTCAGAAAGCAATGGGCTGGAGCAACTCTCACCTTCACCATTTTCAAATAGCAAAACAATTCTATGGAACACCGGATGGATATGACACACCGGATCTCTTAGACGAGAGCGACTTTCGTCTTTGCGATTTGCCACTAAAAGAAGGTTCTCGATTTCTCTATGAGTATGACTTTGGCGACAGCTGGATTCATACTATTAGAGTTGAGAAAATCACGACTAATCAAATCAAAACAGCTCGTTGCGTAGATGGAAAACGAGCCTGCCCACCAGAAGATAGTGGCGGCATCCGACACTACCATTCAATAGTGTTTATGTTGCAAAATTCCCATCACCCGCGTCATCAGGAAATCCGTGAATGGCTCGGAGAGGATTTTGACCCGGAGCATTTTTCAGTTGCACCTAACCGAAAAAAGTGA
- a CDS encoding helix-turn-helix domain-containing protein yields MKDGLTTSTIPIPVKRALRKLGQDIRDARLRRRIPTEIMAERASISRTTLYKIEKGDANVSMGTYATILFVLGMIDQVSHLADANVDAVGRQLEEERLPKRIRLSRRKPVKPDAKGAS; encoded by the coding sequence ATGAAGGACGGACTTACCACATCCACGATTCCCATCCCGGTTAAACGAGCCCTGCGCAAGCTTGGGCAAGACATCCGGGATGCCCGTCTGCGCCGCCGAATACCGACCGAGATAATGGCAGAACGAGCTTCAATCAGTAGAACCACTCTATACAAAATAGAGAAAGGTGATGCAAATGTATCAATGGGCACATACGCAACTATCTTATTCGTGCTGGGAATGATTGACCAAGTCAGCCATCTTGCAGATGCAAATGTAGATGCAGTCGGGCGGCAGCTTGAAGAAGAACGATTGCCGAAACGCATTCGGTTATCGCGCCGCAAGCCTGTCAAACCCGATGCCAAAGGCGCAAGCTGA
- a CDS encoding DUF5615 family PIN-like protein: MTLKLLLDEDSQSRQLVILLTKDGHDVLTVNDAGLASKSDKEIFEFAIKKKRIILTSNCRDFLLLAQEYVNASKRYPGLFLVYKDNKRGKDMSRAEIAKAIANVESAGLSLQSEIITLNHYSQSLLLQRLQFPEIFTRKATPAQFLRLSP; this comes from the coding sequence TTGACCCTAAAACTTCTTCTCGATGAAGACTCACAAAGTCGCCAATTAGTTATTCTGCTTACGAAGGACGGACATGACGTCCTCACGGTTAATGACGCGGGTTTGGCTTCGAAGTCTGACAAAGAGATCTTCGAGTTTGCAATCAAGAAAAAGAGAATTATTTTGACGTCGAACTGTCGTGACTTTTTGTTATTAGCTCAAGAATATGTAAATGCCTCAAAGAGATACCCGGGCTTATTCTTAGTCTATAAAGACAACAAGCGTGGAAAGGATATGTCTAGGGCAGAAATTGCCAAAGCGATTGCGAACGTGGAGTCAGCCGGTTTAAGTCTGCAGTCCGAGATCATTACTCTCAATCATTACTCTCAATCATTACTGCTACAGAGATTACAATTTCCTGAAATTTTCACCCGCAAGGCAACTCCCGCCCAATTTTTGCGTCTTAGCCCCTAA
- a CDS encoding tetratricopeptide repeat protein, whose protein sequence is MASSRAYAVPDCSANDANCQPQSCHTESHACAGSACTNGCCVSKPLQGKVTTDVAARLSAGNEAAKRGHLETAANCYQFVLRQDPHNAEALYGTGYLAEKNGQLPHAAFFYRMAAINDPGNPQYRASLVAVQRQMNIPVVPVSMPSQQAPTMTAGPTPCPDLCVATQATQKTKSKASGFFKAAAKIGAAAAIGAASSGGLHCPVCRILK, encoded by the coding sequence ATGGCTTCCAGTAGAGCTTATGCGGTTCCGGATTGTAGTGCCAATGATGCGAATTGCCAGCCACAGTCCTGCCATACCGAAAGTCATGCTTGTGCAGGCTCTGCTTGTACCAATGGCTGTTGCGTCTCAAAGCCTTTGCAGGGCAAGGTTACAACAGATGTTGCCGCTAGACTTTCCGCCGGTAATGAAGCCGCTAAGCGCGGACATTTGGAGACAGCTGCCAATTGCTATCAATTTGTATTGAGGCAAGATCCCCATAATGCTGAGGCGTTGTACGGGACAGGATATTTAGCTGAGAAAAATGGTCAGTTGCCGCATGCAGCATTTTTCTATCGCATGGCTGCTATTAACGACCCTGGCAATCCACAATATCGAGCATCGCTTGTTGCTGTTCAAAGACAGATGAATATTCCAGTTGTGCCAGTCAGTATGCCATCTCAACAAGCACCAACTATGACAGCCGGACCCACGCCGTGCCCGGATTTGTGCGTAGCGACTCAGGCGACGCAAAAGACAAAAAGCAAAGCAAGTGGGTTTTTTAAAGCGGCCGCAAAGATTGGTGCGGCTGCGGCAATAGGTGCTGCCTCATCCGGCGGTCTACATTGTCCGGTATGCCGCATTTTGAAGTAA
- a CDS encoding site-specific integrase yields the protein MDITYGRLFDLYIEKYAKHHTKRWRDTQDTFNLHFKRWTNAPLNSIRRIEVQDWVDELAAGSGRYCANRCHDTMRAVINWGIKREYFCGPNPCIGIDRYKMKSRDRFVQPGDELERLAKAINAEPNDTMRDFFWMCIFTGARRTNVLTMRWDQIDFQLGLWKISDTKNGETQFVTLIEEAMQLLAKRKSNRSNDWVFPSPRRADKPFRHPRFAWARILKRAEIQNLRIHDLRRTMGSYMAIMGVSPTVIGQALGHKSLQATAVYTRLTRDAVRKAMQGALSVFYSRPEGARNNGFLTTEYE from the coding sequence ATGGACATTACTTACGGGCGGCTTTTCGATCTCTACATAGAAAAGTACGCTAAGCATCACACAAAACGCTGGCGCGACACGCAAGACACTTTCAATCTGCACTTCAAGCGATGGACTAACGCTCCGTTGAATTCTATTCGACGTATCGAGGTCCAAGACTGGGTAGATGAGCTTGCAGCGGGAAGCGGTAGGTACTGTGCTAATCGCTGCCATGACACGATGAGAGCGGTCATCAATTGGGGAATTAAGCGTGAATACTTTTGTGGACCAAATCCATGTATCGGTATCGATCGCTACAAGATGAAATCGCGCGATAGATTTGTGCAACCGGGCGACGAATTGGAAAGACTAGCCAAAGCTATTAACGCAGAACCCAATGACACTATGCGAGATTTCTTTTGGATGTGCATTTTCACCGGTGCAAGAAGAACAAATGTGCTCACCATGCGATGGGATCAAATTGATTTTCAATTAGGACTTTGGAAAATTTCTGATACAAAAAATGGTGAAACACAATTCGTCACCCTAATTGAAGAAGCGATGCAGTTACTGGCGAAGCGAAAATCAAATAGAAGCAACGATTGGGTATTCCCGAGCCCAAGACGTGCGGACAAACCATTCCGTCATCCGAGATTTGCTTGGGCCCGCATCTTGAAACGAGCCGAGATTCAAAACCTCAGAATTCACGATCTTCGCCGAACTATGGGTAGCTACATGGCCATTATGGGTGTGAGTCCGACTGTCATCGGACAAGCGTTGGGGCACAAGTCATTGCAGGCGACCGCGGTCTACACCCGACTAACACGCGACGCAGTTAGGAAAGCCATGCAGGGAGCCCTAAGTGTCTTCTATTCCAGACCAGAAGGAGCAAGAAATAATGGTTTCTTGACTACTGAATATGAGTAG